In Setaria viridis chromosome 5, Setaria_viridis_v4.0, whole genome shotgun sequence, the genomic stretch GAGAGAAATAAACTGAGATGACGAGAGTTGTACATCCAGAACAACATAATTACCTGTTCTGCAGTTGGACGGTCTTTTGGATCAAATGCTAAAAGCCTTTGCAAAAGATCCAATGCTAAAGGATCTGCATTGGGAAACTTCTGCGAGAATGGGATTGGCTCTTTCTTCCTCATGCTGCTTAGATACCTTCTTGCTTTCTCATTCCGGACCTAGAAATAGAAAGGAACTATTTATAACAGACTTTGATGCCTTCAATTCATGCTCAAGAGAGAAGCTACATAAGGTTTGCTAATTTAATATGTACCATACCCGAGAAATGGTATCCATGGATGGCGTGCCTAGAAGATCAGTCATCAGATCTAACTGATGGACAACATTTTTACCAGGAAACAAAGGTTTTCCTGTTAACACCTCAGCAAAGATGCAACCAATGCTCCAAATGTCAATGGCTGGTGTATACTGCAATGGGAATAACTTGTTTGTATTAACAACAtcagaattggaaaaaaataaaaaaaattgaaaatataCATATCAATGGCATGGTTATTTACTGTTTTATCACTGTCTGTATGAGAGCTATTATCATCAAAAGGTTGATGAACCATAATCAAAATTGACCTTTATTTGTTTCAGCTTAATGAACGATCAAAGTTCCACCAAGAAGATATTGCGATGTGCCACAAAGATTACCTTTGAAAAGAAGGATCCACAGAGCTCTGGTGCTCTGTACCATCTTGTTGCAACATAATCCTGCAGGCAAATGAACAGACAACAGATAAACATCATTGAGACCAGCTCACATTCACAagccaaaacaaaaaaagtgaACAAAACTAAGAGAGGGAAAATATTTCACAGAACATACCGTCCAGAAGATCGTTGTTGGGGTATCACTAAATGCAACTCGTGCTAGTCCAAAATCACAAATTTTCAGTTTGCAGTTAGAATTTGCTAATATATTCTTTGGCTTCAAGTCCCGATGATAAACATTAGCTGCAGTAACATCCACATACTGTCAGCAAAGACCGTAGGCAGAAAAAAGTAGCATCTACCCAGATTATTTATACCAATTGCTTACAGCAAAATAGAACACCTTCAAATGAGCCAGTGTTAGAACAATTAGAAATCTGATCTTCTTAGTTCTCTATATTAAAGATGAGTTAGAAAGAAGTCATCACAAGAGTGCCACATCAACCCATTTTTATAACTATTCTTTGGATCCAGACCTATGAATACCCTACTCGATATAGTTTCTCAAACCGAAAATTGGATTTGTAAGGAATTTAAAATATCTCTAGCCTACTATAGATTTACTAAGACAACACCATAGAGGGTGCAATAACGATCCATGTGACATTAGTTAATTACGCTACAATTTCTTCCTAAGCATTTCATTCAATTACTGACTGCACGAACTTTCTATACTAAACTACAAGACAAGATCTTCATAATGTAGTGAGTTAGTGGCTACTGAGCTTCCAAAAAGGCAAAATCATAGTTAATTAGttattcaataaaaaatatacaaaataacgaggaaataaaatatttatgTTTTTAGTAAACCTGATTTATTGTTCTTTCCAACACATGAAAatgtgataaaaactaaaaagaataGTATACCTTTAATATCCTAGGGGCACTTGAAGCTACAAGCTTGTTGAAAGCACTATTTGAAAAATTGAAACCAATCTTTTTAGCTATAAACTAAAATTGGCAGTTATCATGTAAAATACTATATGGGAGATGACTGGATAATTGAATTATCAATTGCCTAATGCAGGTTACACCAACCATAAGCGAAAGGACGCACAGTAAAAATAGCTAATGGAAGGCAATGCCTCAGATGCAATTTTACTGCAAAGCACGCGATAACATTTCTGATGACATGTAACCTATTTTCCAAGCAAAACCATGTAGATCTGACTGAAACAATCTCCCTACCTGTGTGAATGTATTTCAGAGCACGGAGCAATTGGTAGAGAAAGAATTGATAATGTTCCTTCGTCAAGTCATCATTGGCCTTGATAACTTGGTGAAGATCAGACTCCATAAGTTCGAAAACAACATATATATCTTTGAAGTCCCTTCTTGATGGAGGCAACATAATATGCTTGATCTCAACAATGTCCGGATGTCTTAGGAGTCTCAGAAGCTTGATCTCGCGGAGAATCCGAGCAGCATCAGATATGTGCTCAAAGATGTCATGTATCTTCTTGATCGCTACTTTCTCTCCTGTGTGGACGTCTATTGCGGAGCATACTACCCCGTAGCTCCCCTTACCAATGACTTCCTGAATCTTGTATCGACTTGCGTCCCCATACTCTGTGAAAAAATCTGCCTCCGCAGAACTCTGCAATTTTTTAGCAAAATTGAATCACTAAAGTATGTATAATCAACCGTTTAAGCTCCCCACATCAAAGAGGCTTTAATTATCAATGGACCGTCAGCCCTCTCAATCATATGCAAAATGCGGCATAACCCGGACACTGGAAATGACACGATTGTTTGTTTATAAACACAATTGCAGGTATCCAGATGGTTGTAATGGCCGAAACTCAGAAGGGCAGTCATTGGGAATTTAGAACTAGCATCACGGAATGGTCGCAAAATTCAACTGTTTTGCATACCAAGACTGCCTTCACAAGCAAGATCTTTAAGCACTCGTTGACAAAAACTGAAATCCTACGCACACAAAATCTTGTAAAGTCAAATGTTCGTACACAGATCGGGGCAAACCCCACAAGAAAAAGCAATAGCTTTGCCCACCGACAAGGAAAAAAGCAACGGCCCCGGGGTTGCGTCTCGAGGCCACAGGACGCAGACAACTTTTTTGAATGTAAATTAATAGCTGCTGCAGCAAGAACGCAACAAATTTCACCTTCCTTTTCCCAAAATGGACAGAAGATTTCAGAACTCAACGTGGTACGGCGCGGATGCCGAAAACGCATTCCGTATGTAGAAGCAAGCAGTCTTGAAGGAGGACATAATCATAGCAAGCATTGAAAGTACGGAGGAGGGAAAAGATCGGCAACGGCTAGCGGTCAACAGAAACATGCCGAAAAATTGACCTTTCTCGAAAATAAGTAGCCACGGAAATTCAAACTCTGGAGTTGACACGGCACAGAAATGAGGGAGAACAGCATGTAAGGTCTCCAAATCAGTTAAAAAGACATTAGACCCTGAGAAACAACAAAATTATGGACCAAACATggggagaaagaaaaaagactAATTGTTCGGCGGACGGAGACCCAAATGAACCCAACGAAGCAGGCAGCTCAATCCCGGAGGAAACAAGCTCAACCGCGGCCCGAAACTCAGCTGCGAAATGCTCGAGACGGAGCGGGATCTCTCGATCCGAGACCCACCTTCTTGCGCTGATCGTGCTGcatctcgccggcggccggatcTCGCAGCAAACCTCCTGGGACGGGCCGTACCGGCAAGCTCGGCTGGCCAGCTCCGAACGGAACGaatccccaaaccgatggtcaggCACGCGGCATTGGCCGGCtgctccgcgccgcgccgtggaGTCCGGATGGCACACGCGCCGCAGGGCGCCCCCGCGCTGTCGGGCGGGCGGATCGGCCAGAGCGGGGAGAGCCGGCGAAGGGATGGCGCAAGGAACCGCGGAGCGTGGGGGGAGACCCTAACCCTGGCGACGCCGGCGCGCAGGGCAGGGCTAGGGCTCCCTCTCTttccctctctcctcttcttcctcctcctaatGGTCCGCGCGAGCGCTCCGGGAGGGGGaataagagggagagagaggagctggtggagagagagggagggagggagggaggacgggTGGTGGGCTCCCGGCTCGTTTTCGTTTCTTTTTGGTTGCCATTAGCGGGGAGGGGTGGGTTTGGACGGGATTGCCCCGGTTGGCCGCCCGTCGTGGGTCGCGTGCGGTGGGTCGCCGGGGTTGGCCGCCGTCCGATCCGCATCGCCGGCAATTTCCGCGGCGCGGGTCTGACCCGACTCGACCCCATTTAATGCGCGGCATGAAAGGAGGGTTAAATGGTGGGCGGCCAGTAATGGTGTGCGCGTTATCTTATCCGCCTATTTCCGGTAGGTCAATCTTTTTTTTGGTAGCACTTATTCATTACTCTGTTATTAagaggtgtttggttccaccttaaCTAAAATCACAGCACTttaggggggtgtttggttcctcgacttatttttagcacctgtcacatcgaatgtttagatactaattaggagtattaaacgtagactatttacaaaacccattacataagtggaggctaaacggcgagacaaatctattaagcctaattagtccatgatttgacaatgtgatgctacagtaaacatttgctaatgatggattaattaggcttaatagattcgtctcgccgtttagcctccacttatgtaatgggttttgtaaatagtctacgtttaatacttctaactagtgtctaaacattcgatgtgacacgtgctaaaaataagcaaagagaaCCAAATGCCCCCTAGGTAAACTAAAGTCTCAAACACAAGGACTACTGGTCCACAAAACCCacctaaaatggactaaagggtGCCCTGGTGCTCTGGACACCCATACCCCTCGTTTAATGCCGTCTCCCCTCGCGCCCGCCTGGTCTCGCCGCTCGGTCCCCTCCCGTCCGGCCCCTGCCGCCCTCTTGCCCGCCACCGTTGCCGCCGGCgtccctcccgcccgccgccatcgccgcccccTTCCCTCCCGCCGCACTCCCAccccccgccccgccgtcgACCTCCCGCCCAGCCCCCGCCGCCTTCCCGCCCATCACCGTCGACCTCCCACCCGACCCTCGCCACCTTCTCGCCTATCACCGTCGACCTCCCTCCCGCTGCACTGCCGCCTGGCTCCCGCCACCcgctgcccccgtcgccggcccgGGCCGTGCGCCGACAGCAGCAACCGCCCCAAGCCGCATAGCGCCGTCACAACCGGCCGTAGATGCGAGTGGGCGCGCTcctgctcctccaccgccacctccacgATAGCGCCATGGATGCCCACGGCCACACCGGTGGCGGCTCCAAGGCCACGGCTTTCTCCTCCGTGAGGGGTTCCGCAGGGTTCCCATCGCCGGAGAAGCAGCTGGAACGGCGCTGGCGAGGAAGAGCGCAACCCAGGTCCGCCGCCGGCTCAGCACCCGCAGCAGGAGGGAGGTCCAAGGGggccacgccgcctccgccgcgtctTGATCCGCCATGGACGGGCCGCAGATCCGGGGATGCGATCCTGCGATGATGCTTTTTTGCGCGTAGGGATACCAGGGGTAGGGGGAAGAAGGGTAAAAGTATCTTTGTTCAATAGCTTTTATGGACTTTAGTCTATTTTAGTgtatggaaccaaacaccctttagtccatggactaaagaaACCAACTTAATTTGTGTGAATCCGCTGCTGCAAATTTTAGATTCCGGATTCTGGATAATACTAGGGCTTTTATTATGTTTTTATCCTTTTTGTGAAAGAAAAACTCGAACCGCGCATAGAGCAGTTTGGTTGAGGTTTTGACCACGCgaaattcaaattttcaaaaaagGATCACCGGCCCAGCCTAATATTGTCCATTTGAGAGTGCACGTCTGCTCTGTTCAGAATTTACTCCTCCTGCAAGGATCATCTATCCGGCTTGGATAAAACCGGCACGATCCTCACGATCCAGCGATTCCGTGCCCTGGACAGAGAGTAGGAGAGGGGCTTTGAACTCGAGTTGGCGTTTTTTTGCCCGTTGCGCCGTCAGGAGCCCGACACCTGACTGACTGGATGGTCCCGTGCGGTTTCCTCGCCGTAGCCGTCTTGCCGAGCGGTGGCAGCACGGGTTAAAAGGAGAAGCCTCGCCGCGCACAAGTGGGGTCGACGGCGGCTGCCCGGCGCAGGGTCGGGTCGGATTCGGCAGCCGCTTTGCGTTGCCTGCTCCTGCTCTTTACCGTTGCATAATCCAAATTCGAGAGCTTATCTCAAACCTTCATTCCCTTGCTTCCTTCCGCTCctcttttgtttcttccttctttctacCTCGTTTCCATGTCTTATTTCTATCCCAGCTTTTTGGAAATTTAGCCGCCCcgtttgtcttttcttttttcttccttttgttttgtggTTCATGCATGGTTGCGTATCTGATCTACCCGCACACCACTAGCTTTTCTTAATAAAGAGGCGTCTCCGATTGCGTTAGCCCATGACGCCTGCATGTGTTTTCCAACACATATAGGTTACGGCGCACTGGCTTTGCTTTTGGGCATGGGTGGTGCATTAGGTGGTGAGCATTAAGCTAGCTAGTGATGGAATTGAAATTTCAACTAGTAATTGGATGGAGTAGTAATAAGCTGCGTCGTCAAGGCTCCTGGAGTGCTGACTTcttgcaagaaaaaaaattattcgcCCTATGACCTTGAGCATTGTGTTAAGATTTTTCCTATTAAAGTTGTATATGCAAGAGGCTTGGGTAAATTGAGGACACGCGAAACACATGGCTAATGAACTTGAATGTGTTTAGTTGTGCATGTACTTGGACTCGGTTTCTTTTAATCTAAGCAGAGCCTCCTTCCCTCTGGAAAAAAGATGCTACCTCAATTTCACAATGTTTGTCCAATTCGCGTCAATCAAAGGCTAAAAATCTAAGTAAATTTTGTATGAAGCCGGGTCGTTCTTGATTTTGTTGGACAGACAAACTAAGAACTATCGATTTATCAAGTTTGTACAGTTTGGCCATACTTCAATTCTCAATAGGAGTATGCCACCTAAGTATGTGAACCAAGCAAACATTATGAAATCGATGCGATATTTTTTTGGGTGGAGGAATAGCAGGTGAACAATACAGTGCCACTGATTAAAGAAAGAGTTGTCTACCATCCCGAAGAAGATTCCAGGGTATCGCTGATTTATAACTAATAATTCTGGTACCTTGTGTCCCAAAACCAAATTAGctcctcacctatttactttatTCACTTAACctcctaagcaaaatttaggctcattttactctcctgaactatttcatttgatccaatctacccctaattatatttctctttttttttcttcgcgtacaagttgagttttaatttcaaattttgtcGGTTGACTTATAactaggggtggtaatggatcatgaccctcatgcctccttcacaatccaacttagCCCTATCaatttttagctcaaaattatatattattatcACCCAATCTTTATTGAGCCCgattcttaaatttgttaggctaAATTACAAGACCCTTTACCACCCCtacttataacatgatgctctacattagaaaaatacattagttttcatgattacttttcatacagttttgtatatctaagatcaatttcatatttAATATTCCTGACCTACGAAAATAACCTTGAAAAAATCTTAGTATAAAtttttaacataaggcatcatgttttgtatctactcacaaaatttgaactcaaaatactcatacatggagaaacaaaaaagcgAAAGCTAATTAGggatagattggaccaaatgacaTAGTTCAAGGGAGTAAAGTaagcctaaattttgttcagggggttaagtggacagATTGGATAGGTGAGTGTTGGTTCAGAGCAAGCTCTTCACCAAACACTTGAAGAAAGAACACACGAATGGGAAATAACACTCTCTTAGGGCTTGTATTTCTCCAAAAATGTGAACCCTTGTACAGTAGGGGtcctccccttttatagggaggCCAACCGACTTTTACATACCGAATTTAcccttactcaaccactacattccaaGAATATGCTATGCATTTTGGTAAAGAAAGAGTTTTAAACTAACTTGTACACCCTAAACGGGTCACGCTATTCACGCTACTAGGGTCACGTTAACTTGGTCTTCCATAGCGGAGGTGTTAGGGACCTCCACTCCAATCTACGAAGGTGTCCTGAACCTTCGCGCCTTTTTCCTTGATCCCACAAAACGAAGCCGGACCTTCGCGCCTTCCTTTGCTCCGTCCAAACATCATTTCCTGCAATAAACTTAAGAAAACACTGCTTACATTCGCTGGCGGTTCAACGAGAGTGGCGTTTAGTATTCCCGATCcagatccccaacagtagccccttgTGGGCGAGGTCCTACTCCAGCGGGCTGAACTCCCAAAAAAATCATTTGATCTTGATCAAGGATAAAAAACGTCTCCCTCGCGCACTGGAGCGGAAATCGCCGCAAAGGTTGCTGAATTATCGCTTTTGCCCCTACTTTTTTACCGTTGAGCGCGGTTATCAAAATGGCACCTCTTCacgcctataaatagaggggggTGCGGTAACTTTTTCACATTCTCTTTTGCTCAGAGACCTTTGCTGCTTGCATTTGCACCgtgtcagatttagtgaccggcagtccactagggggttactcgggtggtagatttgtaggcgggagagatcgcaagaccaagagctcgaatggtaacacaagggcacaaggtttagacaggtttaggtcttcggagagtaataccctatgtcctgtgttctggtggattgtattgctggtatagGATACGAAGAGTTGATGTACCTTGGGGGGCGtccctggccaccttatatagactgacgacctagagttacaatcaggtaggatctaatcctagtcaattgttacatggaaagcaatccgAGTCGGACTACAACATATATCCCGCAATATTCGAGCGGATTCTGGTCACCCAATCTCCTAGCTTGTCCACATGTCTTCATGCCTTGCCCCACACGCCATGGTCGGAcggggcccacttgtcagaccggctagtatcctggtcggtggggacccatgggtacccttatcccttaAGCCTCCAAGCGATGTGGAGTTGAACAGGAACCTGATGGATGcgcaacgaagcttgtaatgtactcggCTGAAGTTGCGGTGTCATCACAGTGATGGACAGGCTGCGCAGttctcaaaaaaagaagaaaaattgaagcttctaCAAGCCTATGACCATATGCGCATGGCTATGTGACTGCCGAGCTCCGGGATGTCTTGCACCCTGTAGATtgaagggaagcacatggagggtATCGCAAtatgcactccatatggagtagcccttgagcattgaagcaattaaagtaatcggtccaatgTCCAAGAATCTGATGTATTGTTTCCGTCATAAAAGGGATCCAAATATAGCGTCCAGCCCTTAAGcgcaaggactggcggagccacgaaggcacgccaacctgagaTATGTGCCAAGccctcgagcgcgaggactgg encodes the following:
- the LOC117858591 gene encoding mitogen-activated protein kinase 10, with the protein product MQHDQRKKSSAEADFFTEYGDASRYKIQEVIGKGSYGVVCSAIDVHTGEKVAIKKIHDIFEHISDAARILREIKLLRLLRHPDIVEIKHIMLPPSRRDFKDIYVVFELMESDLHQVIKANDDLTKEHYQFFLYQLLRALKYIHTANVYHRDLKPKNILANSNCKLKICDFGLARVAFSDTPTTIFWTDYVATRWYRAPELCGSFFSKYTPAIDIWSIGCIFAEVLTGKPLFPGKNVVHQLDLMTDLLGTPSMDTISRVRNEKARRYLSSMRKKEPIPFSQKFPNADPLALDLLQRLLAFDPKDRPTAEQALAHPYFKSLAKVEREPSCQPITKMEFEFERRRVTKEDIRELIFREILEYHPQLLKDYINGTERTTFLYPSAVDQFRKQFAHLEENSGNGPVIPMERKHTSLPRSTIVHSAPIPVKEQPRIGPSREKPSSDESYKNSRETEKYSGNVSRTAPQRVPTARPGRVVGPVMPYENGNTKDHYDARRLAMNSGYPPQQQIPQTYGYYQTPGKPACSEPLQAERYTLHQQAYACANSTTVSDVALDMRAPPFHHLSAGPKSDSSDRLTADTSLYTRSLNGITATAAGVAASAHRKVGVVPFGMSRMY